The window CGCCCAGCGCGCACACGCCCAGGCCGACGAGGGCCAGCCCGAGCAGCAGCAGCCCGGCGCATCCCCCGCCCACCACCAACGGAAGCCGGCTTCCGGATGATCCCATGTTCGACATCGCACCCTCCTCTCGGAAAGTCGGTGGGGTCCCTTCTTGCTCGAAGCAAAGAGTAGGCGGGGGTTGTGAACAACCTGTGAACAGGGAGCCGGGAAGGCGGACCGGGGCTTAAATCGGCTCGCCCCGACGGAGGCGTTCGGCCAGCCAGCGGGTGAGGGGGGCGGGAGGGACCTGGAGCTCCCGACGGAGGGTTTCCACCGCCTCCTCGTAAACGCGCAGGGCGCGGGCCCGTTGCCCCAGGCGGGACCAGGCCCGCATCAGGACCTGGTAGCCTTCCTCCAGCCAGGGGGCCTCCTCGATGGCGCGCTCCGCCCAGCGGATGGCCTCCACGGGCTCCTGGAGGACCAGTGCGTCCTCCGCCAGGGCCTGGGCGGCTTCGGTGCGCAGCGATCGCCAGCGTTCCTGGTGGGGGATCAGCCAGGCGTCATACGGCACCCCGGGCAGCAACAGGGGCCATTCCTCCAGGCGCGCCGCCAGCGCCGCCCAGGTCCCCCGATTCATCGGGCGCGCCGCCAGCGCCCGGCGGATCTCCGTTTCCATCTGCTCCACATCCACTTTCACCACATCCTGCGGATCGAAACGCAGGCTCTCCCCTGCGCTGGCGAAGTAGCGGAAGGGGCCCTTGGGGCGCACCGCCGGCTCCAGGACCTGATGCAGCCAGGAGAAGAGCCGACGGAAGATCTCCTCCGCCTCCTCGGGATCCCGCTTGGGCCACAGGTCCTCCAGGATGCGCTCCCGGGTGAGCCACTGACGTCGATGGAGGGCGAAGTATTGCAGGAGGCGGGCGACAGCCGGCCGGGGCCAGGCGGAGTCCGGGAGGAGCTGCCCGCCGCGCCGGACCTCGAAGCGGCCCAGAAGCCGGATCTCCAGGGGAGGCGGGGGGAGGGATTCCAGGGCCTCCAGGGCGGCGGCTATAGCCTGACGGACCTGGGCGTGGCGCTCCCGGCGGAGGGCATCCTGCAGGAGCGGCATGGCGGCTTCCTCTCCGGCGGCGGCCAGGGCCTGGGCCGCAGCGTGACGAACCCCCTCGCGGGGATGCCGGAGCAAGGCCCCGAGCTCGGAGAGAGGCCGCAGGCGTCCCAGCGCTCGGATGGCCTCCGCCTCGTGGATCCCCTCCTGCAGGCAGAGCAGCCAGAGGGCGGTCCCCAGCTCCGGGTCCCGGGCGGAGAGCCAGTCCTCCCGTCGGATCTGACGAAGGGCGGCGTGGAGGTGGCGGCGCCAGCGGGGATCCCCGGCGGCGTAAGCCTGGAGAGCCCGCAGGGCCCGCAACCGGGGGAAAGCGGCGCCGGCCCGGGCGGCGATCAAAGCTCCCACGGCCGGGTGGGATTCCGCCTGCCCCAGCGCCCAGGCGGCCAGATCCCGCTCCAGGGCCACCAGGCCTCGGACGAGGGGGGCCCCTTCCAGGCGCGGCAGGGCCTGCTCCGCGATCCGGAGGGCTTCCTCCGGGCGGCCCTGCCGGCGGGCCTGCCAGGCCTGGGCCTGGGCGAGGGCTCCCATCCGCTCGGGATGCCCATGGGCCAGATCCCCGGCCCGGGCGAGGGCCTGAGCGGCGGCGTCCCATCGTTTCTGGCCGATGGCGCCCATCGCCCGGCACCACCAGAACCAGAAATCGTTGCTGGCCTGTCCTTCCTCCACCTCGTGGGCCAGGGCCTCGATCTCCCGAAGGATTCCTTCCAGCTCGGCCCAGGCTCCGGTCTCCACCGCGAGCAGCGCCCAGCCCATCTGATGGGTGATCCGCTGGGCGGGCCGCTCCGTGTAATAGGGAGCGTTGGCGGAAAGCAGTGCCCGCGCCGCCTCAAAGCGCCCGGCAGGGATCTCCACGCCCACCGCCTGATTGTGGCGGAGGAACGCCGGGTAGTGGGGATCTCCCAGCGCCTCCGCCAGGGCCATCGCCTCCTGATAGAGGCGCCGGGCTTCGCTCAGACGGCCCAGGCCGGTGCAGGCGTCCGCGGCGGTTTTGAGCAGCCGCATGCGCAGGGCCGGGGAGCGCGCCTGCCCCAGCCCCTGCATGCTCCAGGCCAGGCTTTCCCCAAAGCGGCCCTCGATGTAGAGCACGGAGGCCAGCATCAGCGAGGCCTGATCCCGCAACGCCGGATCGCCCCGTTGCTCCGCCCAGGCCAGCACTTCCCGGAGGAGCGCGCGGCCTTCCTCCCAGTAGCCGCCCCGATGGAGCTCCTTGCCCAGGCGGAGCATCAGATCCGGCGCCTCCCGACGCGCGGGCTCCGGGAGGGCCATCACCCAGCGTCGGAACGTCCGCCGCCGCCCCCGATCCCAGATGAAGGCGTCCGGCAGGGCCCGCAGCAGCCGGACTGCTTCGGCGTCCAGCCCGCCGGCCAGGGCGTGCTCGATGGCCATCTCCAGGTCGCCCTGTTTCTCGAACCAGGCGACGGCGCGGGTGAAAAGGGGCGGGAGCGGCTCCGGGATGTGCCGGAGCAGGAACTCCCGGAACAGCTCGTGGTAGCGCCAGCGATCCGGGGATCCGGCGGACTCCAGGAACAGCCGGCGCCGCTGGACCTCCTGCAACAGGCCGGGCAGCTGGGGCAGGAGATCCGAACGGTCCTCCAGGAGGGCGGCGGCCAGGGCTCCGTTGAACCACAGCGGGATCGCGGTGCGGAACAGGAAGGCGCGCAGCGGCTCGGGGAGGGTTCGGATCAACGAGCGGGCCAGCTCCTCGAAAAGCCGATCCCGAGCCTCCGGCCACCGCTCCGGGAGAGGGCGGTCGGCGTCAGGCTGGGCGAGCAGGGCGATGGCCATGGGCCAGCCCCGGGTCCGCCGATGCACCTGGACGGCCGTCCCGGGGTCCACCCCGAGGGCCGCCGCCACCTCGTCGACGGAGAAGGCCAGCTCCGCCTCCGTCAGCCATGTTTGCGGAAACGGGCCTCCGCCCAGCGGCTCCGGGATCCACCGCCCGGCAACCACCCAGCGTTCCGGGGTCCGGGCGATGGCCTCTTGCAACACGCCCAGCGCCTCCGGGCCATCGGCGAGGAGATGGACGTCGTCCAGGAGTCGGATGCGGGCTCCCTGAAGGGACGCGAGGACTTCCCGGAGGCAATCCGGGTCGATGGCGGATGGCATGAGGCCCAGATAGCGGCTGCCGGGGAGATGGAGCTCCAGGGAGCGCAGGAGCGTGCTCTTGCCGTAGCCGGGCGGCGCGGCGATCCACACCGTCCCCTGTTGCAGCCCCTCGTGAACCCGCTGAACGAGATGCGGGCGGATCCGGAAGATCGCGGGAGCTCTGCTCGCTTCCATCCCTGGGCCCCTCCAGGGTCAATGCATTGTCGGAGCGGCTTCCGCCGCGACTTTTGCTTAGGGACCGCGACCTCTGGGTTTCCGCTGCGAACCCGTCCATGATTACTTGGTTATCCGAATTATACCACCGCCCCAGGGCCGCCGGAGGAAACGCGCCCGCGCATTTCAGTTTCCCGAATCGGGCGCGCCTGGATGATCCCATTCAGAGGCGGAGGGCCATGGGAAGGGATGGAAGGGGGTCTGACAGGGGGGGCCGAAGGCGTATTCGATGGCGCGCCCCCTCAGGTCCGCGATCACGGACCAGAGGGTGGAGAACCCGGGGCGGTGCCCGCAGACCGGCGCCTCGTGATCGCTTAAAGCCCTGCGGAGGCGCTCCCGGGGCGGGCCCTCCCCGGTTGCAATGTGCTCCGTTAGCCGTTCCTTCCGCCGCATGGAGAACCGCAGATCCCGGCGGCCTCCATAAGGCTGCATCGCCGGATGCTCGTAGTGGTTCGTCACCGTCAGGATCCCGTCCTCCGGGAGGCGCACCGCCGCGCAGAGCGGATGGATCTCCACGGCGAACCCCTCCTGGGGATCGGCGACCAGGAGGTTCAGGGGGAGCATATGCGGCATCCGCAGCAGGAGCTCCACGGCCTCCCCGGCCGAGCGGCAGCGCTCGAGCAGGATGCGGGGGATCAGATGGAA is drawn from Thermoflexus hugenholtzii and contains these coding sequences:
- a CDS encoding BTAD domain-containing putative transcriptional regulator, whose protein sequence is MEASRAPAIFRIRPHLVQRVHEGLQQGTVWIAAPPGYGKSTLLRSLELHLPGSRYLGLMPSAIDPDCLREVLASLQGARIRLLDDVHLLADGPEALGVLQEAIARTPERWVVAGRWIPEPLGGGPFPQTWLTEAELAFSVDEVAAALGVDPGTAVQVHRRTRGWPMAIALLAQPDADRPLPERWPEARDRLFEELARSLIRTLPEPLRAFLFRTAIPLWFNGALAAALLEDRSDLLPQLPGLLQEVQRRRLFLESAGSPDRWRYHELFREFLLRHIPEPLPPLFTRAVAWFEKQGDLEMAIEHALAGGLDAEAVRLLRALPDAFIWDRGRRRTFRRWVMALPEPARREAPDLMLRLGKELHRGGYWEEGRALLREVLAWAEQRGDPALRDQASLMLASVLYIEGRFGESLAWSMQGLGQARSPALRMRLLKTAADACTGLGRLSEARRLYQEAMALAEALGDPHYPAFLRHNQAVGVEIPAGRFEAARALLSANAPYYTERPAQRITHQMGWALLAVETGAWAELEGILREIEALAHEVEEGQASNDFWFWWCRAMGAIGQKRWDAAAQALARAGDLAHGHPERMGALAQAQAWQARRQGRPEEALRIAEQALPRLEGAPLVRGLVALERDLAAWALGQAESHPAVGALIAARAGAAFPRLRALRALQAYAAGDPRWRRHLHAALRQIRREDWLSARDPELGTALWLLCLQEGIHEAEAIRALGRLRPLSELGALLRHPREGVRHAAAQALAAAGEEAAMPLLQDALRRERHAQVRQAIAAALEALESLPPPPLEIRLLGRFEVRRGGQLLPDSAWPRPAVARLLQYFALHRRQWLTRERILEDLWPKRDPEEAEEIFRRLFSWLHQVLEPAVRPKGPFRYFASAGESLRFDPQDVVKVDVEQMETEIRRALAARPMNRGTWAALAARLEEWPLLLPGVPYDAWLIPHQERWRSLRTEAAQALAEDALVLQEPVEAIRWAERAIEEAPWLEEGYQVLMRAWSRLGQRARALRVYEEAVETLRRELQVPPAPLTRWLAERLRRGEPI
- a CDS encoding C45 family peptidase, which produces MPERFPPAPYRVRMLAGTPREIGAQLGRLDPPFHRPPWWPPPPDPELAEACRRLVARWHPPLIEEYEGYAAAQGMDPRLLWQQVCRTSMRARLFACSAGAVWGPAGAWVGRNYDFRPIQRRRDLVGLRPEGCLASLGMMGSVPGGRYDGVNEAGLFVSLHAVMADEPPPRPGIPFHLIPRILLERCRSAGEAVELLLRMPHMLPLNLLVADPQEGFAVEIHPLCAAVRLPEDGILTVTNHYEHPAMQPYGGRRDLRFSMRRKERLTEHIATGEGPPRERLRRALSDHEAPVCGHRPGFSTLWSVIADLRGRAIEYAFGPPCQTPFHPFPWPSASEWDHPGAPDSGN